A DNA window from Caulobacter mirabilis contains the following coding sequences:
- a CDS encoding winged helix-turn-helix transcriptional regulator, whose product MKPIEIETCGLNAALAVIAGKWKPTIIWVLHAAPTRFGALRRQIPGISEKVLFQQLRELEADGVVRRRVFEGAVLHVEYSLTASGQVLNTATHALSVWGTGHAATRSAVELLSG is encoded by the coding sequence TTGAAGCCGATCGAGATCGAGACCTGCGGACTGAACGCGGCCCTGGCCGTCATCGCCGGAAAATGGAAGCCGACGATCATCTGGGTCCTGCATGCCGCCCCGACGCGGTTCGGCGCCCTGCGACGCCAGATCCCGGGCATCAGCGAGAAGGTCCTGTTCCAGCAGCTTCGCGAGCTCGAGGCGGACGGCGTCGTGCGTCGCCGCGTCTTCGAGGGCGCGGTGCTGCATGTCGAGTACTCGCTGACCGCCTCCGGACAGGTGCTGAACACGGCGACGCATGCCCTGTCCGTCTGGGGGACAGGGCATGCCGCCACGCGGTCGGCGGTGGAGCTTCTGAGCGGCTAG
- a CDS encoding NAD(P)-binding domain-containing protein, with protein MSDVTVIGLGEMGSALARAFLRSGLRTTVWNRSAAKAADLVAAGAGLAPDAASAAAASPVTVVCVSDYAAAAAILDDAVLAALAGRTLVQLSTGTPREARTLAAGMEARGVRYLDGAILAWPRQIGGEEAVIVASGPQAVFEDAEPLLRRLAGGVIHQGVDPGAAAALFAAVLAYLAGHWIGFAHGALVARSEGLDLAGFGETLAGLAPSLGADSRHMAAVIAGGRFAEPESALATAGADIARLVQQAQDAGIGDAWPRFAADLFRRAAAAGYGAEEHVAIVKVMG; from the coding sequence ATGAGTGACGTGACGGTGATCGGCCTGGGCGAGATGGGCTCGGCCCTGGCGCGGGCCTTTCTGCGGTCGGGCCTGCGGACCACGGTGTGGAACCGGTCGGCCGCGAAGGCCGCCGATCTGGTCGCGGCCGGGGCCGGCCTGGCCCCCGACGCCGCATCGGCCGCCGCCGCCAGTCCGGTGACGGTCGTCTGCGTCTCGGACTACGCCGCAGCCGCCGCCATCCTCGACGACGCCGTCCTCGCGGCGCTCGCGGGGCGGACGCTGGTCCAGCTCAGCACCGGCACGCCGCGCGAAGCGCGGACGCTGGCGGCCGGGATGGAGGCGAGGGGCGTCCGCTACCTGGACGGGGCGATCCTGGCCTGGCCGCGGCAGATCGGCGGGGAGGAGGCCGTGATCGTCGCCTCCGGGCCGCAGGCGGTGTTCGAGGACGCCGAGCCGCTGTTGCGGCGGCTGGCGGGCGGCGTGATCCATCAAGGCGTCGATCCGGGCGCGGCGGCGGCGCTGTTCGCGGCGGTCCTGGCCTATCTCGCGGGACACTGGATCGGCTTCGCTCACGGCGCGCTGGTCGCCCGTTCGGAGGGGCTGGATCTGGCGGGCTTCGGCGAGACGCTGGCCGGCCTCGCGCCGAGCCTGGGCGCGGACTCCCGGCACATGGCCGCCGTGATCGCCGGCGGCCGGTTCGCCGAGCCGGAGAGCGCCCTGGCCACGGCCGGGGCGGATATCGCCCGGCTTGTGCAGCAAGCGCAGGACGCCGGCATCGGCGACGCCTGGCCGCGGTTCGCCGCGGACCTGTTCCGGCGGGCCGCCGCCGCGGGATACGGGGCGGAAGAGCATGTCGCCATCGTCAAGGTGATGGGCTGA
- a CDS encoding DUF418 domain-containing protein: protein MSTTTQRHQSIDAVRGFAVLGILLMNIVGMGLPTFAYLDPSYWGLDGPADVWVWAVNYVLADGKLRALFTMLFGASMLLIADRAEGRRPGPAETHYRRMGWLLVFGMLHAYLLFFGDILVTYAIAGMLIFPLRRLKPLWMIGLGAAILLALLAYSLNEASRIETLWTAIQAGTATPVQLAQWQEAQILIQPPRSLGEEEVRLMQGGFLEALQSRARVAMIMQLFIMPTSALPEALGQALIGAGLFRLGFFTLGWPNRAYGGVAAFGLLIALPITAALAWKAWSSGFDPGLRHLCESLSALPRPFVALAYASVLLMMVRAGRAAGLVDRLAAAGRMAFSNYLGTSILTSFVFCGYGLGLYGELSRWELYIVVAAVWALMLLWSKPWLERFHYGPFEWAWRSLAQWKPQPFIRRAAAA from the coding sequence ATGAGCACCACCACGCAGCGGCACCAATCGATCGACGCCGTGCGCGGCTTCGCCGTGCTGGGCATCCTGCTGATGAACATCGTCGGCATGGGCCTGCCGACCTTCGCCTACCTGGATCCGAGCTACTGGGGACTGGACGGGCCGGCGGACGTCTGGGTCTGGGCGGTGAACTATGTGCTGGCCGACGGCAAGCTGAGAGCGCTGTTCACCATGCTGTTCGGGGCCAGCATGCTGCTGATCGCGGACCGGGCCGAAGGACGACGCCCCGGCCCCGCCGAGACCCACTACCGGCGGATGGGCTGGCTGCTCGTGTTCGGGATGCTGCACGCCTACCTGCTGTTCTTCGGCGACATCCTGGTCACCTACGCCATCGCCGGGATGCTGATCTTCCCGCTGCGCAGGCTGAAGCCCCTGTGGATGATCGGCCTGGGCGCCGCGATCCTGCTGGCGTTGCTCGCCTACAGCCTCAACGAGGCCAGCCGGATCGAGACACTGTGGACCGCGATCCAGGCCGGAACCGCGACCCCCGTGCAGCTCGCTCAGTGGCAGGAGGCGCAGATCCTGATCCAGCCGCCCCGCTCCCTCGGCGAAGAGGAGGTGCGGCTGATGCAGGGCGGCTTCCTGGAGGCGCTGCAGAGCCGCGCCCGGGTCGCGATGATCATGCAGCTCTTCATCATGCCGACCAGCGCCCTGCCCGAAGCGCTCGGCCAGGCCTTGATCGGCGCGGGCCTGTTCCGGCTGGGCTTCTTCACCCTGGGCTGGCCGAACCGGGCCTATGGCGGCGTCGCTGCGTTCGGCCTGCTGATCGCCCTGCCGATCACCGCCGCCCTGGCCTGGAAGGCCTGGTCATCCGGTTTCGACCCGGGTCTGCGCCATCTGTGCGAGTCCCTCAGCGCCCTGCCCCGGCCGTTCGTGGCTCTGGCCTATGCTTCGGTCCTGCTGATGATGGTGCGCGCGGGCCGCGCCGCCGGCCTGGTCGACCGCCTCGCCGCCGCCGGGCGCATGGCCTTCAGCAACTACCTGGGGACCTCGATCCTCACCTCGTTCGTGTTCTGCGGCTACGGCCTGGGCCTCTACGGCGAACTGAGCCGGTGGGAGCTCTACATCGTGGTGGCGGCGGTCTGGGCGCTGATGCTGCTGTGGAGCAAGCCCTGGCTGGAGCGCTTCCACTACGGCCCCTTCGAATGGGCCTGGCGCTCGCTGGCGCAGTGGAAGCCGCAGCCCTTCATCAGAAGGGCCGCGGCCGCCTGA
- a CDS encoding cobalamin biosynthesis protein CbiG: MSRLFSAYVMVDWSAAAAARTGKDSIWIGVIKRDIRFRPTFEAHNPPTRDAAMATLREVLADLRRRGERVLIGFDFPLGYPEGTAALLKVKPADWSGMWAFLAKDVVDKPTNVNNRFAVAAKMNRLMTDEAWPFWGAPANDAQRWLATTKPTVDRAGLPPEFRRTEKLTQGKGKSGAKSVWQVFGNGTVGSQAIVGIPRVKALADEMGDKARAWPFQTGWKTLTEADLAGVEAVFAEVYPALGDVRPEPGEIADRAQVRALCEHFLRLDEAGKLGLEFGPKGETTDAERGVVETEEGWILGV; the protein is encoded by the coding sequence GTGTCGCGCCTGTTCAGCGCTTATGTGATGGTCGACTGGAGCGCCGCCGCCGCCGCGCGCACCGGCAAGGATTCGATCTGGATCGGCGTCATCAAGCGCGACATCCGTTTCCGCCCGACCTTCGAGGCCCACAACCCGCCGACCCGCGACGCCGCGATGGCGACCCTGCGCGAGGTCCTGGCCGACCTGCGCCGCCGCGGAGAACGGGTCCTGATCGGCTTCGACTTCCCGCTCGGCTATCCGGAGGGCACGGCCGCCTTGCTGAAGGTCAAGCCGGCCGACTGGTCCGGCATGTGGGCCTTCCTGGCCAAGGACGTGGTCGACAAGCCGACCAATGTGAACAACCGCTTCGCCGTCGCCGCCAAGATGAACCGGCTGATGACCGACGAGGCCTGGCCGTTCTGGGGGGCGCCGGCCAACGACGCCCAGCGCTGGCTCGCCACGACCAAGCCGACGGTCGACCGCGCCGGCCTTCCGCCGGAGTTCCGCCGGACGGAGAAGCTCACCCAGGGCAAAGGCAAGTCGGGCGCGAAGAGCGTCTGGCAGGTGTTCGGCAACGGCACCGTCGGCAGCCAGGCCATCGTCGGCATCCCGCGGGTGAAGGCCCTCGCCGACGAGATGGGCGACAAGGCCCGCGCCTGGCCGTTCCAGACCGGCTGGAAAACCTTGACCGAGGCCGACCTGGCCGGCGTCGAGGCGGTGTTCGCCGAGGTCTACCCGGCGCTCGGCGACGTGCGTCCCGAGCCGGGCGAGATCGCCGACCGGGCTCAGGTCCGCGCGCTGTGCGAGCATTTCCTGCGCCTGGACGAGGCCGGAAAGCTCGGCCTCGAGTTCGGCCCCAAGGGCGAGACCACGGACGCCGAACGCGGCGTGGTCGAGACGGAAGAAGGCTGGATCCTCGGGGTCTGA
- a CDS encoding copper-binding protein — MRALGLFAVVCALALTGCGPEASRPDAAKARARIIPPGPTGPIYASIGVVSEATSSRVVLDHEGSADAGLPAGRTTFRTWADVIAVSPGEPGSRVAFKFQKLGDGWALVEMTPRSQN, encoded by the coding sequence ATGAGGGCTCTGGGCCTGTTCGCCGTCGTCTGCGCCCTGGCCCTGACGGGCTGCGGGCCGGAAGCTTCGCGTCCCGACGCGGCCAAGGCCCGCGCCCGGATCATCCCGCCGGGGCCGACGGGACCGATCTACGCAAGCATCGGCGTCGTCAGCGAGGCGACCTCGTCGCGCGTGGTCCTGGACCATGAGGGATCGGCGGACGCCGGGCTGCCGGCCGGACGCACGACGTTCAGGACCTGGGCGGATGTGATCGCCGTCTCGCCGGGCGAGCCGGGATCGCGCGTGGCATTCAAGTTCCAGAAACTGGGCGACGGCTGGGCGCTGGTTGAGATGACGCCGCGCTCCCAAAACTAG
- a CDS encoding NADP-dependent oxidoreductase: MTVSREIRLKSRPVGTPVADNFELATVDLPAPGPGEVQVRNLYMSVDPYMRGRMNDVKSYVPPFQIGEALQGGAVGEVVASNDPNFQVGDIVQSMLGWREAFNTSAAPLAQATAGQAATITKLNTYGLPPQTFLGVAGMPGMTAWVGLLKIAALKEGDIVFVSGAAGAVGSVVVQIAKLKGHKVIGSAGGADKVAFLKSIGCDEVIDYKAEADLTAALARAAPTGIDVYFENVGGAHMDAALAAARPFARFALCGMISQYNSTGEMYGVKNLIAAVGKSIRLEGFIVSNSFHLLPEFLQDMSGWISSGKLQWKETVDEGIENAPGAFLKLFKGENTGKMLVKLS; this comes from the coding sequence ATGACCGTCTCGCGTGAGATCCGCCTGAAGAGCCGCCCCGTCGGGACCCCGGTCGCCGACAACTTCGAACTGGCGACCGTAGACCTGCCCGCGCCGGGCCCCGGCGAGGTGCAGGTGCGCAACCTGTACATGTCGGTCGACCCCTACATGCGCGGCCGCATGAACGACGTGAAGAGCTACGTCCCGCCCTTCCAGATCGGCGAGGCCCTGCAGGGCGGCGCGGTCGGCGAGGTGGTCGCCTCCAACGATCCGAACTTCCAGGTCGGCGACATCGTCCAGAGCATGCTGGGCTGGCGCGAGGCCTTCAACACCAGCGCCGCGCCGCTGGCCCAGGCGACCGCCGGCCAGGCCGCGACCATCACCAAGCTGAACACCTATGGCCTGCCGCCGCAGACCTTCCTGGGCGTGGCCGGCATGCCCGGCATGACCGCCTGGGTGGGCCTGCTGAAGATCGCCGCGCTGAAGGAAGGCGACATCGTCTTCGTGTCCGGCGCGGCGGGCGCGGTGGGCTCGGTCGTCGTCCAGATCGCCAAGCTGAAGGGCCACAAGGTCATCGGCTCGGCCGGCGGCGCCGACAAGGTCGCCTTCCTGAAGTCGATCGGCTGCGACGAGGTCATCGACTACAAGGCCGAAGCCGACCTGACCGCCGCCCTCGCCCGGGCCGCGCCCACCGGCATCGACGTCTACTTCGAAAACGTCGGCGGCGCCCATATGGACGCCGCCCTGGCCGCCGCCCGGCCGTTCGCCCGCTTCGCCCTGTGCGGCATGATCAGCCAGTACAACTCGACCGGCGAAATGTACGGCGTGAAGAACCTGATCGCCGCCGTCGGCAAGAGCATCCGGCTAGAAGGCTTCATCGTCTCCAACAGCTTCCACCTGCTGCCGGAGTTCCTGCAGGACATGTCGGGCTGGATCTCGTCGGGCAAGCTGCAATGGAAGGAGACCGTCGACGAGGGCATCGAGAACGCCCCCGGCGCCTTCCTCAAGCTCTTCAAGGGCGAGAACACCGGCAAGATGCTGGTCAAGCTGAGCTGA
- a CDS encoding Gfo/Idh/MocA family protein: MEKLLKAGVVGSGVFGGYHARKYAEMEGVELVGIFDIHPERCFEMANQYGAEAYGDLPDLLAVCDIVTVASPATTHAAAAQAALQAGKSVYVEKPLATTLEDADKLIAEAARRGLVLACGHQERVVSQAMGLLDIPEKPLRLEAIRFGTPSPRSQDVSVVLDLMIHDIDLALALTDAEPMTVEAEGTPDRIKAEATFDDGFTAIFEASRIHDSRERRMKIVYPSGSLEIDFVTRQFRNTTPFALNEAFTETPAGRDPLGTSVGGFVDAVRGKSPRPVVTGEEAARALDLALAVEQAAGF; this comes from the coding sequence ATGGAAAAGCTTCTCAAGGCGGGCGTCGTCGGTTCCGGCGTCTTCGGCGGCTATCACGCGCGCAAGTACGCCGAGATGGAAGGGGTCGAGCTGGTCGGCATCTTCGACATCCATCCCGAGCGCTGCTTCGAGATGGCCAACCAGTACGGGGCCGAGGCCTACGGCGACCTGCCGGACCTGCTGGCCGTCTGCGACATCGTCACGGTGGCCTCGCCGGCCACGACCCACGCCGCCGCCGCGCAGGCGGCGCTGCAGGCGGGCAAGTCTGTCTACGTCGAGAAGCCCCTGGCGACGACGCTGGAGGACGCCGACAAGCTCATCGCCGAGGCGGCCCGGCGCGGGCTGGTGCTGGCCTGCGGCCACCAGGAGCGCGTCGTCTCCCAGGCCATGGGTCTGCTCGATATTCCCGAGAAGCCGCTGCGGCTGGAGGCGATCCGCTTCGGTACGCCGTCGCCGCGCAGCCAGGACGTCTCGGTCGTGCTCGACCTGATGATCCACGACATCGACCTGGCCCTGGCGCTCACCGACGCCGAGCCGATGACCGTCGAGGCCGAGGGCACGCCGGACCGGATCAAGGCCGAGGCGACCTTCGACGACGGCTTCACCGCCATCTTCGAGGCGTCCCGCATCCATGACAGCCGCGAGCGGCGGATGAAGATCGTCTACCCGTCGGGCTCGCTGGAGATCGACTTCGTCACCCGTCAGTTCCGCAACACCACCCCGTTCGCGCTGAACGAGGCCTTCACCGAGACGCCGGCCGGCCGCGATCCGCTGGGAACCAGCGTCGGCGGCTTCGTCGACGCGGTGCGCGGCAAGTCGCCCCGTCCGGTCGTCACCGGCGAGGAAGCCGCCCGCGCGCTGGACCTGGCGCTCGCGGTGGAGCAGGCGGCGGGGTTCTGA
- a CDS encoding glutathione peroxidase has protein sequence MPNAYDYDFTAIDGSPLPFSTFRDKVVLVVNVASQCGLTPQYDGLEKLYADYRDRGLVVLGVPSNQFAGQEPGSNAEIAEFCRTNFGVDFPMAAKTDVKGEDAHPFYRWAVEQVGEPAEPVWNFHKLLVGKDGGLINVFGPRTDPQDPEIRAAIEEAL, from the coding sequence ATGCCCAACGCCTACGACTACGACTTCACCGCCATCGACGGTTCGCCGCTGCCGTTCTCGACCTTCCGGGACAAGGTCGTGCTGGTGGTGAACGTCGCCAGCCAGTGCGGGCTGACGCCGCAGTACGATGGGCTGGAGAAGCTCTACGCCGACTACCGGGACCGCGGGCTGGTGGTGCTGGGCGTGCCGAGCAACCAGTTCGCCGGCCAGGAGCCGGGCTCGAACGCCGAGATCGCCGAGTTCTGCCGGACCAACTTCGGGGTCGACTTCCCGATGGCCGCCAAGACCGACGTCAAGGGCGAGGACGCGCATCCGTTCTACAGGTGGGCGGTCGAGCAGGTCGGCGAGCCGGCCGAGCCGGTCTGGAACTTCCACAAGCTGCTGGTCGGCAAGGACGGCGGCCTGATCAACGTCTTCGGCCCGCGGACCGACCCGCAGGACCCGGAGATCAGGGCGGCGATCGAAGAGGCGCTTTAG
- a CDS encoding serine hydrolase domain-containing protein yields MLGGSAALAVGATARPALAKGVGVDAPGAAVAREVVRGMMAQTHAPAMSAAVCRDGELVWAEAFGLADLETKAPVSLTGRFRLASVSKLFAGAVAARLAERGAVNLDRPIGNYRPSLPEPHRRTTLRQLLGHTAGVRHYIPRDYDPKAPGGAIDFRPYRNTEEALAVFIHDPLVSKPGEAFNYSTFGYVLAGAVLESATGKRFPQLVTEEVIRPLDLPTLMPESMTSVIPQRVSCYQPLKDGGLFKAPAINPAYKWAGGGYVGAASDVARFCTAFTTPGYLDEENLERMFTPLAPGPVGIGWWLDRDPEGRLRGYHAGSIAGGRSIALLLPEAGVSVVVLSNLSDLPVDPLTPAQRIAEAFLV; encoded by the coding sequence ATGTTGGGCGGTTCGGCGGCTCTGGCCGTCGGCGCGACGGCGCGGCCGGCGTTGGCCAAGGGCGTGGGCGTTGACGCGCCCGGCGCCGCTGTGGCGCGCGAGGTCGTGCGCGGCATGATGGCCCAGACCCACGCCCCAGCCATGTCCGCCGCGGTCTGCCGCGACGGCGAACTGGTCTGGGCCGAGGCCTTCGGTCTGGCCGACCTGGAGACCAAGGCGCCGGTCAGCCTGACCGGCCGCTTCCGTCTCGCCAGCGTGTCGAAACTGTTCGCCGGGGCGGTGGCGGCGCGGCTGGCCGAGCGCGGCGCGGTCAATCTGGATCGTCCGATCGGCAACTATCGCCCCAGCCTGCCGGAGCCGCACCGCAGAACGACCCTGCGCCAGCTGCTTGGCCATACCGCGGGGGTCCGCCACTACATCCCCCGCGACTACGATCCCAAGGCGCCCGGCGGAGCGATCGACTTCCGGCCCTACCGCAACACCGAGGAGGCGCTGGCGGTCTTCATCCACGACCCGCTGGTGTCCAAGCCGGGCGAGGCGTTCAACTACAGCACCTTCGGCTATGTCCTGGCCGGGGCGGTGCTGGAGTCGGCGACGGGCAAGCGCTTCCCGCAGCTGGTCACCGAGGAGGTCATCCGGCCGCTCGACCTGCCGACCCTGATGCCGGAGAGCATGACGTCGGTCATCCCGCAGCGGGTGTCCTGCTACCAGCCGCTCAAGGACGGCGGCCTGTTCAAGGCGCCCGCCATCAACCCCGCCTACAAATGGGCCGGCGGCGGCTATGTCGGCGCCGCCAGCGATGTCGCTCGCTTCTGCACCGCCTTCACCACGCCGGGCTATCTCGACGAGGAGAACCTGGAGCGGATGTTCACGCCGCTGGCGCCGGGCCCGGTCGGGATCGGCTGGTGGCTGGACCGCGATCCGGAAGGGCGGCTGCGCGGTTATCACGCCGGCAGCATCGCGGGCGGTCGCTCGATCGCGCTGCTGCTGCCCGAGGCCGGGGTTTCGGTGGTGGTGCTGTCGAACCTCAGCGACCTGCCGGTCGATCCGCTGACGCCGGCGCAGCGCATCGCCGAGGCCTTCCTAGTCTAG
- a CDS encoding RNA polymerase sigma factor, giving the protein MQDGAPPTAIDFRDLVVAQGPMLRRIAAAYEADPALREELGQEILTSIWRALPSFRGDASIRTFVARVAHNRCIDHVARRAALPRSAPLDESWASDAPSPLEALERIDQHERLTRAVRSLPLPLRQVAIQTLEGFTPAEIADVLGVGANVVSVRLTRAKAALRAILEDGR; this is encoded by the coding sequence TTGCAGGACGGCGCGCCGCCGACGGCGATCGACTTCCGCGACCTCGTCGTCGCCCAAGGTCCGATGCTCCGCCGGATCGCGGCCGCATACGAGGCCGACCCGGCGCTGCGCGAGGAGCTGGGTCAGGAAATCCTGACCTCGATCTGGCGCGCGCTTCCCAGCTTCCGCGGCGACGCGTCGATCAGGACCTTCGTCGCGCGGGTGGCGCACAATCGCTGCATAGACCACGTCGCCCGCCGCGCCGCCCTGCCCCGTAGCGCGCCGCTTGACGAAAGCTGGGCGAGCGACGCCCCGTCTCCGCTGGAGGCCCTGGAGCGTATCGACCAGCACGAACGGCTGACGCGGGCGGTCCGCAGCCTGCCGCTGCCGCTGCGCCAGGTCGCCATCCAGACGCTCGAAGGGTTCACCCCGGCCGAGATCGCCGACGTGCTCGGCGTCGGCGCCAACGTGGTTTCTGTCCGCCTGACCCGCGCCAAGGCCGCGTTGCGGGCGATCCTGGAGGACGGCCGATGA
- the aac(6') gene encoding aminoglycoside 6'-N-acetyltransferase, with translation MPLTIAPASTDHLDAWAELRADLWPGETVAEHRAEAAGMLEGEERAFVAIADGRVVGFAEAALRHDYVNGCDTSPVVFLEGVYVRPAARRGGVAQALTEAVAAWGRAEGCSEFASDAEIDNVDSHAFHLGAGFEETERVVYFRKAL, from the coding sequence ATGCCCCTGACGATTGCGCCGGCGTCCACGGATCATCTGGACGCTTGGGCCGAGTTGCGCGCCGATCTCTGGCCCGGCGAGACGGTCGCCGAGCATCGCGCCGAGGCCGCCGGCATGCTGGAGGGCGAGGAACGCGCCTTCGTGGCGATCGCCGACGGACGCGTCGTCGGGTTCGCCGAAGCGGCCCTGCGCCACGACTACGTCAACGGCTGCGACACCTCGCCGGTGGTCTTCCTGGAAGGCGTCTACGTCCGGCCGGCCGCCCGTCGCGGCGGCGTCGCCCAGGCCCTGACCGAAGCCGTCGCCGCCTGGGGCCGCGCCGAAGGCTGTTCGGAGTTCGCGTCCGACGCCGAGATCGACAACGTCGACAGCCACGCCTTCCACCTCGGCGCGGGCTTCGAGGAGACGGAACGGGTCGTCTACTTCCGGAAGGCGCTCTGA
- a CDS encoding HWE histidine kinase domain-containing protein, which produces MPSEPRGLSLFGPSRAHRQAANVVELAFPDASDVEARCRDILQALPAAIYTTDADGRITFYNEAAVALAGRRPQIGSDQWCVTWKLFRPDGTPLPHAECPMAVALREERPIRGVEAIAERPDGSRVAFEPFPTPIHDGAGRLIGAVNMLIDITDRKAAEERLLVLMREVDHRANNLLAVVQATVRLTEAATVEDFKIVLEGRIRALSRAHSLLARTRWTGVDLAQLVADELAGLDGATAARVFMAGPSIRLDPAAAQSVAVALHELATNALKHGALSQADGAVDLRWRIALDGRLDLTWRETGGPDVTQPSRTGFGSMVIQNTILRDLRGEVTFDWQPQGLVCRIKAELSPN; this is translated from the coding sequence ATGCCTTCGGAGCCCCGAGGCCTTTCGCTGTTCGGCCCATCGCGAGCGCACCGCCAGGCGGCGAATGTCGTGGAACTGGCCTTCCCGGACGCCTCCGACGTCGAGGCGCGATGCCGTGACATCCTCCAGGCCCTGCCCGCCGCCATCTACACCACGGACGCGGACGGCCGGATCACCTTCTACAACGAGGCCGCCGTCGCCCTGGCCGGTCGACGGCCTCAGATCGGTTCGGACCAGTGGTGCGTGACCTGGAAGCTGTTCCGGCCGGACGGGACGCCGCTGCCGCACGCGGAGTGCCCGATGGCGGTCGCCCTGCGCGAAGAACGGCCGATCCGCGGCGTCGAGGCGATCGCCGAACGTCCGGACGGCAGCCGCGTCGCCTTCGAGCCCTTTCCGACCCCGATCCACGACGGCGCCGGCCGCCTGATCGGCGCGGTGAACATGCTGATCGACATCACCGATCGGAAGGCGGCGGAAGAGCGCCTGTTGGTGCTGATGCGCGAGGTCGACCACCGCGCCAACAACCTCCTGGCCGTCGTCCAGGCCACCGTCCGCCTGACCGAGGCCGCGACCGTCGAGGACTTCAAGATCGTCCTGGAGGGACGAATCCGCGCTCTGTCGCGAGCGCACAGCCTGCTGGCCCGGACGCGCTGGACCGGCGTCGATCTGGCGCAACTGGTCGCCGACGAACTGGCCGGCCTCGACGGCGCCACCGCCGCGCGGGTGTTCATGGCGGGCCCGTCGATCCGGCTCGACCCGGCCGCGGCCCAGTCCGTCGCCGTGGCGTTGCACGAGCTGGCGACCAACGCCCTCAAGCATGGCGCGCTCTCGCAGGCCGACGGGGCCGTCGACCTGCGCTGGCGTATCGCCCTCGACGGGCGGCTCGACCTGACCTGGCGCGAAACCGGCGGGCCCGACGTGACGCAACCGTCCCGGACCGGTTTCGGCTCCATGGTGATCCAGAACACCATCCTGCGCGACCTGCGCGGCGAGGTGACCTTCGACTGGCAGCCGCAAGGCCTCGTCTGCCGCATCAAGGCCGAACTCTCTCCCAACTGA
- a CDS encoding EthD domain-containing protein, translating to MIKLTFCLVRRPELTREAFQDYWLNTHAPLVAGVKDVLRIRRYVQLHSFAPEASADIRQSRGAPEPYDGVAQLWWDSFEDMAAAEPEAARKAGRLLLEDERRFIDLPRSPLWWGEEKAIF from the coding sequence GTGATCAAGCTGACCTTCTGCCTGGTCCGCCGACCGGAACTGACGCGGGAGGCCTTCCAGGACTACTGGCTGAACACCCACGCCCCGCTGGTCGCCGGCGTGAAGGACGTCCTGCGCATCCGCCGCTATGTGCAGCTGCACAGTTTCGCGCCGGAGGCGAGCGCCGATATCCGTCAGTCCCGCGGCGCGCCCGAGCCCTATGACGGCGTCGCTCAGCTGTGGTGGGACAGTTTCGAGGACATGGCCGCGGCCGAGCCGGAGGCCGCGCGCAAGGCGGGCCGGCTTCTACTGGAGGATGAGCGACGCTTCATCGACCTTCCGCGCTCGCCGCTCTGGTGGGGCGAGGAGAAGGCGATCTTCTAG
- the xth gene encoding exodeoxyribonuclease III — protein MRIATWNVNSVNARLETVLGWFERASPDVAVLQEIKCVDEKFPTEAFERLGYNVAVHGQKTYNGVAMLSKAPLEDVRRGLPGDETDEQARYIEAVVSGETPVRVVGIYLPNGNPVETEKFAYKLAWMERLNRRARELLRYEEPLVIAGDYNVIPRPEDAEKPDAWLGDALFRPESRGAYRALQNLGLTDAFMAVDGGPGAYTFWDYQAGAWQRNNGIRIDHALLSPQAADRLVRVDIDREQRGEEKPSDHVPVVVELAL, from the coding sequence ATGCGCATCGCCACCTGGAACGTGAACTCGGTCAACGCCCGCCTGGAGACCGTCCTGGGCTGGTTTGAGCGCGCTTCGCCCGATGTGGCGGTGCTGCAGGAGATCAAATGCGTCGACGAGAAGTTCCCGACCGAAGCTTTTGAAAGGCTTGGCTATAACGTCGCCGTCCACGGCCAGAAGACCTACAATGGCGTGGCCATGCTGTCGAAGGCGCCGCTGGAAGACGTCCGGCGCGGCCTGCCGGGCGACGAGACCGACGAGCAGGCTCGCTACATCGAGGCCGTGGTCTCCGGCGAGACGCCGGTCCGGGTCGTCGGGATCTACCTGCCCAACGGCAATCCCGTCGAAACCGAGAAGTTCGCCTACAAGCTGGCCTGGATGGAACGGCTGAACCGGCGCGCCCGCGAGCTGCTGCGCTACGAGGAGCCGCTGGTCATCGCCGGCGACTACAACGTCATCCCCCGCCCCGAGGACGCCGAAAAGCCGGACGCCTGGCTCGGCGACGCCCTGTTCCGGCCCGAGAGCCGCGGCGCCTATCGCGCGCTGCAGAACCTGGGCCTGACCGACGCCTTCATGGCCGTCGACGGCGGCCCCGGCGCCTACACCTTCTGGGACTACCAGGCCGGCGCCTGGCAGCGGAACAACGGCATCCGCATCGACCACGCCCTGCTCTCGCCCCAGGCCGCCGACCGGCTGGTGCGGGTCGACATCGATCGCGAGCAGCGCGGCGAGGAGAAGCCCTCGGATCACGTCCCCGTCGTGGTGGAGCTGGCGCTGTGA